A genomic window from Equus asinus isolate D_3611 breed Donkey chromosome 25, EquAss-T2T_v2, whole genome shotgun sequence includes:
- the CD1D gene encoding antigen-presenting glycoprotein CD1d isoform X1, giving the protein MEEIAGPSPALPARRGSTPSDMRCLLFLLLWGLPQIRRTSEVPQRNFPFRCLQISSFLNRSWARTDGLAWLGELQPYVWKNDSDTIRFLKPWSQGTFSDQQWEELQHLFRVYRSSVTRDIQEFAKMLHTAYPLEVQVFAGCEVHPGNTSESFLYVAFQGRDILSFQGTSWVPAPDTPQWVARVIEVLNDDQGTSEMVQSLLNDTCPQFVRGLLETGKSELDRQVKPEAWLSSGPAPGPGRLLLVCHVSGFYPKPVWVMWMRGEQEEPSTQQGDILPNADETWYLRVTLDVAAREAAGLTCRVRHSSLGGEDIILYWAEQSRASAGLIAGAVLVSLLIAGGLLTCWFKKRSSYQDIL; this is encoded by the exons ATGGAGGAAATCGCAGGTCCGAGTCCAGCGCTCCCAGCTCGGCGAGGCTCCACACCCAGCGACATGAGGTGCCTGCTGTTTCTGCTGCTCTGGGGGCTCCCTCAGATTCGGAGAACTTCTGAGG tccCGCAAAGGAATTTCCCCTTCCGCTGCCTCCAGATCTCATCCTTCCTCAACCGCAGCTGGGCGCGCACCGACGGCTTGGCGTGGCTCGGGGAGCTGCAGCCCTACGTGTGGAAGAACGACTCGGACACTATCCGCTTCCTAAAGCCCTGGTCCCAGGGCACATTCAGCGACCAGCAATGGGAGGAGTTGCAGCATCTATTTCGGGTTTATCGAAGCAGCGTCACCAGGGACATACAGGAATTCGCCAAAATGCTGCACACAGCCT ATCCCTTGGAGGTCCAGGTGTTTGCTGGATGTGAAGTGCACCCTGGGAACACCTCAGAAAGCTTCTTATATGTAGCATTTCAAGGAAGAGATATCCTGAGTTTCCAAGGAACTTCTTGGGTGCCAGCCCCAGATACCCCACAGTGGGTCGCGAGAGTCATCGAAGTGCTCAATGACGACCAAGGGACCAGCGAAATGGTGCAGTCGCTCCTTAATGACACCTGCCCCCAATTTGTCAGAGGCCTCCTGGAGACAGGGAAGTCAGAACTGGACAGGCAAG TGAAGCCTGAGGCCTGGCTGTCCAGTGGCCCTGCTCCTGGGCCTGGCCGTCTGCTGCTGGTGTGCCATGTCTCAGGATTCTACCCAAAGCCTGTGTGGGTGATGTGGATGCGGGGTGAGCAGGAAGAGCCGAGCACTCAACAAGGTGACATCCTGCCCAATGCTGATGAGACATGGTATCTCCGTGTAACCCTGGATGTAGCAGCCAGGGAGGCGGCCGGCCTGACATGCCGAGTGAGGCACAGCAGTCTAGGAGGCGAGGACATCATCCTCTACTGGG cagagcagagccGTGCCTCCGCGGGCTTGATCGCCGGGGCAGTACTGGTGTCTCTCCTGATCGCTGGAGGCTTATTAACATGCTGGTTTAAAAAGCGCTC CTCCTATCAAGACATCCTGTGA
- the CD1D gene encoding antigen-presenting glycoprotein CD1d isoform X2 — translation MEEIAGPSPALPARRGSTPSDMRCLLFLLLWGLPQIRRTSEVPQRNFPFRCLQISSFLNRSWARTDGLAWLGELQPYVWKNDSDTIRFLKPWSQGTFSDQQWEELQHLFRVYRSSVTRDIQEFAKMLHTAYPLEVQVFAGCEVHPGNTSESFLYVAFQGRDILSFQGTSWVPAPDTPQWVARVIEVLNDDQGTSEMVQSLLNDTCPQFVRGLLETGKSELDRQVKPEAWLSSGPAPGPGRLLLVCHVSGFYPKPVWVMWMRGEQEEPSTQQGDILPNADETWYLRVTLDVAAREAAGLTCRVRHSSLGGEDIILYWEQSRASAGLIAGAVLVSLLIAGGLLTCWFKKRSSYQDIL, via the exons ATGGAGGAAATCGCAGGTCCGAGTCCAGCGCTCCCAGCTCGGCGAGGCTCCACACCCAGCGACATGAGGTGCCTGCTGTTTCTGCTGCTCTGGGGGCTCCCTCAGATTCGGAGAACTTCTGAGG tccCGCAAAGGAATTTCCCCTTCCGCTGCCTCCAGATCTCATCCTTCCTCAACCGCAGCTGGGCGCGCACCGACGGCTTGGCGTGGCTCGGGGAGCTGCAGCCCTACGTGTGGAAGAACGACTCGGACACTATCCGCTTCCTAAAGCCCTGGTCCCAGGGCACATTCAGCGACCAGCAATGGGAGGAGTTGCAGCATCTATTTCGGGTTTATCGAAGCAGCGTCACCAGGGACATACAGGAATTCGCCAAAATGCTGCACACAGCCT ATCCCTTGGAGGTCCAGGTGTTTGCTGGATGTGAAGTGCACCCTGGGAACACCTCAGAAAGCTTCTTATATGTAGCATTTCAAGGAAGAGATATCCTGAGTTTCCAAGGAACTTCTTGGGTGCCAGCCCCAGATACCCCACAGTGGGTCGCGAGAGTCATCGAAGTGCTCAATGACGACCAAGGGACCAGCGAAATGGTGCAGTCGCTCCTTAATGACACCTGCCCCCAATTTGTCAGAGGCCTCCTGGAGACAGGGAAGTCAGAACTGGACAGGCAAG TGAAGCCTGAGGCCTGGCTGTCCAGTGGCCCTGCTCCTGGGCCTGGCCGTCTGCTGCTGGTGTGCCATGTCTCAGGATTCTACCCAAAGCCTGTGTGGGTGATGTGGATGCGGGGTGAGCAGGAAGAGCCGAGCACTCAACAAGGTGACATCCTGCCCAATGCTGATGAGACATGGTATCTCCGTGTAACCCTGGATGTAGCAGCCAGGGAGGCGGCCGGCCTGACATGCCGAGTGAGGCACAGCAGTCTAGGAGGCGAGGACATCATCCTCTACTGGG agcagagccGTGCCTCCGCGGGCTTGATCGCCGGGGCAGTACTGGTGTCTCTCCTGATCGCTGGAGGCTTATTAACATGCTGGTTTAAAAAGCGCTC CTCCTATCAAGACATCCTGTGA